The window CTGGCACAGTGTCCAAGACGTACGTCGGCTCCCGGGTGCGCCAGCTGCGCAGCGAACGCGGCTTCAGCCAGGCGGCACTTGCACAGATGCTGGAGATCTCGCCCAGCTACCTCAACCAGATCGAGCACGACGTCCGGCCCCTGACGGTCGCGGTCCTGCTACGGATCACCGAAGCGTTCGGGGTTGACGCGACCTTCTTCGCCTCCCAGGACGACACCCGGCTGATCGCCGAACTCAGGGAAATAACGCTGGATCGCGACCTGGGTGTGGAGATCGACCCGGCCGAGGTCGCCGACGTGGTCAACGCCCACCCCAACGTGGCCAAGGCGATGGTGAACCTGCACCGACGCTACCGGACGACCACCACACAGCTGGCGGCGGTCACCGAGGACCGGTTCACCGACGCCAGCGGCAGCGGCGCCATCACCATGCCGCACGAGGAAGTGCGCGACTACTTCTACGAGCGACAGAACTATCTGCACGAACTGGACGCAGCCGCTGAGGATTTGACGGTCCGGATGCGGCTGCATCGCGGCGACCTGGCAGGTGACATCGGCCAGCGGCTGGCGCAGGTTCACGGCGTGCGGTTGGTCAAGCGCATCGACCTCGGCGACAGGGTGCTGCACCGCTACGCCTCGGAGAACAAGACGCTGGAGATGAGCGCACACCTCTCCGGCGGCCAGCAGGTGTTCAGGATGGCCGCCGAGCTGGCCTACCTGGAGTTCGGCGACCTGATCGACTCGATGGTCGCCGACGGCACGTTCACCAGTGAGGAGTCACGCAAGCTGGCCCGCCTCGGCATGGCCAACTACTTCGCCGCCGCCACGGTCCTGCCCTATCGCCAATTCCACGACGTCGCAGAGAATTTCCGCTACGACATTGAACGGCTCTCGGCGTTCTACCAGGTGAGCTACGAAACCGTCTGCCACCGCCTCTCGACGCTCCAGCGGCCATCGATGCGTGGCGTGCCGTTCTCCTTTGTCCGCGTCGACAAGGCTGGCAACATGTCAAAGCGTCAGTCGGCCACCGGTTTTCACTTCTCGTCGTCCGGCGGCACATGTCCGCTGTGGAATGTCTACGAGACGTTCGCGAACCCGGGCAAGATCCTGGTGCAGATCGCCCAGATGCCCGACGGGCGCAACTACATGTGGGTGGCCCGCACGGTGGAACGCCGCGCCTCCCGATACGGGCAGCCGGGCAAGACCTTCGCGATCGGCCTGGGCTGCGAGGTGCGCCACGCCAGCCGGTTGATCTACTCACAAGGGCTCGACCTGTCGTCGGATAGTGCGACTCCGATCGGCGCCGGCTGTCGGGTATGCGAGCGGGACAACTGCCCGCAACGGGCCTTCCCGGCATTGGGCCGAGCGCTGGACATCGACGAGCACCGCAGCACCGTCTCGCCCTACCTGGTCAAGGAGTCCTGAGGACGCCGCGACCTGGGTCTGATCAACTGCTGACAGCAGTGGACGAGTTCGTCCTGCTCCTCAGCCCTTGCCGTAGGGCTTCGCCTTGACCGGCGGCGCGGCCTTCTTGACCGCCAACGTCGACGGCGGGATGGTGGTCGTCACCGTATCGCCCTGGGTCATCGGGCCGGGAAGCAGCGGAGCGGCCGCCGGCGGCAGGTCGGTGGTGGTGCTGCCACCGGTGACTACGGACAACCCGGTCATAGTGACCACCGCAGCACCGCCGAGAACGGCCAGCGCGAGTTTGATGCGCCGCGCAGTCATCAGTTGAGCCATGTAGTCCCCCCGTTTCACGTCCGGGGACTGGCGTCATCCCCGGTCGCCTGCGAGTAGACACCCCGTTTCTGGGGACAGCCTGTGATGGGGCTGCCGGGTGGCTGGATCTTCTAAAGGTACGTCACGCCGAGCACGATCAGCGTGAAGATCACCGGCGAGATGGGGAGGCACGCCAGAAATGCCGCCCATACCAAGCGCTTTCGCTGATACATCCGCCATGCCAGCCATCCCACCGCACCCGCGGCCACCGCGATCATCACGGCGAGGATCAGCACCCAGAAGTTCACCCGGTAGGCCGACGTCGCAATGGAGATCCCGACCAACCACAGGATGTGCCCGATCACGAACCCGCCGATGCCGGCGACGATTGTCGACGGTCTCAAAAGTTGATCATGTGGCCGGCGAGGCCGTGGAAGCATTCCTGGAGTGCCTCCGACAGCGTCGGGTGGGTGTGCACGTTGCGGGTCAGCTCGTTGACCGTCAGATCCCACTTCTGGGCCAGGGTCAGCTCGGGCAGCAGCTCGGAGACGTCGGGCCCGATGAGGTGGGCGCCGAGCAGTTCGCCGTACTTGGCGTCGGCGATGACCTTGACGAAGCCGGTGGGGTCGGCCAGCCCGTGCGCCTTGCCGTTGGCGGTGAACGGGAACTTGGCCACCTTGACGTCGTAGCCCTCGTCGCGGGCCTGCTCCTCGGTCAGGCCGAAGCTCGCGACCTGCGGCTGGCAGAACGTCGCGCGCGGCAACATCCGGTAGTCGCCCAGCGGCAGTGTCTCGGCACCGGCGATGGTCTCGGCGGCCACCACCCCCATCGCCTCGGCGACGTGGGCCAGCTGCAGCTTGGCGGTGACGTCGCCGATGGCATAGATGTGCGGGACGTTCGTGCGCATGTAGTCGTCGATGCCGATGGCCTTGCGATCGGTGAGCGCCACCCCGGTGGCCTCCAGGCCGTAGCCGTCGACGTTGGGGGCGAAGCCGATGGCCTGCATCACCTTGTCGGCCTTGAGGTGTTCGGATTTGCCGTCCTTGCTGACGGTGACGGTGACCTGCGAGCCGTCATCCTCGATGGACTCAACCTTGGTCCCAGTGAGGATCTTGACGCCCAACTTCTTGAACTGCTTCTCGATTTCCTTGGAGACTTCCGCGTCCTCGTTGGGCAGGGCTCGCGGCAGGAACTCGACGATGGTGACGTCCACGCCGTAGTTCTTCATCACGTAGGCGAACTCCATGCCGATCGCGCCCGCGCCGGCGATGACGATGGACTTCGGGAGCTCCCGCGACAGGATCTGCTCCTCGTAGGTGACGACGTTCTTCGACAGCTTGGTGCCCGGCACCAGCCGGGTGCTGCTACCGGTGGCGATGATGGCGTTGTCGAAGGTGACGGTCTCGGTTCCGCCCTCGTTGAGTTCGACGGAAATGGTGCTGGCATCGGTGAACTTGCCATAGCCGTGGATCTCGGTGATCTTGTTCTTCTTCATCAGGAAGTGCACGCCGGCGACGCGGCCGTCGGCGACCTTGCGGCTGCGGTCGAAGGCGGCGCCGTAGTCGAAGGTGGCCTCACCGCTGATGCCGAACGTCTTGGCATCCTTGGTGAAGATATGGGCCAACTCGGCGTTGCGCAGCAAGGCCTTCGACGGGATGCAGCCGACATTGAGGCACACCCCGCCCCAGTATTTGGGTTCGACGATGGCAGTGTTCAGCCCGAGTTGGGCAGCGCGGATCGCCGCGACGTATCCACCGGGTCCGGCTCCGAGAACAACGACGTCATAGTGGGTCACGCCCGCTACCTTATCGTCGGTCGGTCAATCCATTCGAAGTAATAGGCCCCGTGCAGCACCGCGGCGGCAAGCATCGATGCCAGCGGCGCCGACATGAGTGCGATGGCCAGGGCCGTCACCGGCGGCCTGTTGGGCACCATCGAGACCAGCATGCTGGCCACCGCGCACACGATCAGGTACATCAGCACCGCGAAAACCGCTGGCGTCTTGTGCAGCGAGGTGTACCACCAGAAGTAGAAGCCGAGTCCCACCGCGGCGGCCAGCACCCACACCGCGGCCACGATGAAGACCAACTGCCACCGCTTGAGGTAGGCGCGTGAGCCGTCGACCGGGACGGCCGCGGGGGGCACGACGAGCGGCTCGGCATGCGGGAATCCGGTCAACAGGAACGCGTCGGTGTCGAAGTTCTGCGGCTCACTGAACGCCCGCGGCCGCGAAGGGTGCTCCGTGGGGCGGTCGCGGTGGAGTCGTCGCAGTGGGTCGGGGTGCGGCCCGGTGTCGAAGACCGGCGCGTAATGCGGCTCGGTCGAGGGCGGGGACGTCTTCTCAGCCACCGGACACCACCTGGATGAGTACGAGGGTTCCCAGCCAGCCGGGCGCCACGGCGAGGATGAACGCGCCGACCGTGGTGATCCAGCGCCGGCCGGACAGCAGGATGGTCAGCATCCCCACCGCGCTCGGCACACCCACCACGAGGGCCACCACGAGGTCGGGGCGAATTGACGCCTTGACCAGCAGTGTGGTGACGACGGCGGCGACCAGGCCGGTCGCACAGCCGACCAGCAACGCGCTCGTGAGCAGCCATGCCCGAGGCAGGGGTATCACCCGTACGACGATACGTGCCCGCTCGCCGACCAAGGCTGAACGACTCCGGCGCGCCGCAACGGAGGTGGCCAGCACCTCGCTCCCGCCAGACCATCATCCGCCATCAGGTTCCGCGATCCGCACGACAAGCTACTGGCGGTGTGGACGACGGGGTAGCGGGCCACCCCCGCGTGCGGCATCCTGAGCACAGGTCCAACCGCGGGAGGTGCGCCGTGCGATGCTCGTTGAGACGGATAGTGTCCGCGCTCCTCGGTGTGGCCGCGGCACCGATCGTCTTCGCGTCGGGCGCCGCAGCCGATACCGCCCAGGCCACCATCGACGAGCTGCAGTCGCAGGGCTACATCGTCGCGATCAACTGGGTCGACGGCAACACCGGCGCCCCGTTGTCGTCGTGCCAGGTGGTGGCCGTCCACAACCCGGACCGCTCGCCGGGAGAGTCGAGCACCGCGACCACCGTGTACGTCGACCTGGCGTGCTCGCGTCAACAGGCACCCGTCGGCATCGGCGTGGGCATCGGATTCTGAAGCATCTGGCGTCAGGGTTTGGCGAAGCCGGCCGCGGCCAGCACCTTCTGACCGTACTCACCGGTCACGAGGTCGACGAATTTGCCTGCCGGGTCAGGGTTTTCGGACGCCTTCAGGACCGCGATCGGGTACGTGTTGACCGCGCCCGCGGATTGCGGGAACGGCACCGCCGTGACTTTGTCACCGGCGCCGACCGCGTCGGTGACATAGACCAGCCCGGCGTCGGCCTGGCCGGTGCTCACCTTGTTGAGCACGTCGGTGACCTGGGACTCCTCGCTCACCGGCGTCAGCTGCACCCCGGCGGCCTGTTCGACTTTCTTGGTGGCCGAGCCGCACGGCACCTGGGGTGCGCAGACGACGACCGTCAGGCCCGGCCGGGTGAGGTCGGAGAACGTGGTGACGTTCTTCGGATTAGCCGGGGCGACAACGATCGTCAGTGTGTTGGAGGCGAAGTTGACCGGTATCCCAGCGAGCAGACCGGACTGTGCGGCCTTGTCCATGGTCTTGGTGTCGGCGGTGGCCAACACGTCGGCGATCGCACCCTGTGTCAACTGGGTGAGCAGGTCGGAGGATCCGGCGAAGGAGAACTCGACGTCGGTGCCGGGGTTGTCGGCCTTGAACTTCTCGCCGATCTCGGTGAACGTCTTCTTCAGCGACGCTGCGGCGAAGACGGTGATCTTCGGCCCGCCGGCGTCGCTGGTCGAATCCCGCTGCGCCGAGCCACACCCGCTGACCAAGCAGAGCGCCAGCACGGCGCTCAGCGCCGTTCGCGCAGGGTGTTTCATCCGGGATCCGCACTCGCGTCCAACATGGCTTCGCGCTCGACGACCTTAACCCGCTCGCGGTCCTGGCCTTCCCCGATGGCCCGTTCGCGGGCGTCCAGGCGAAGCCAGCCCTCCCATGTGGTGTACGGGCATCGGTGTGATGCGAGGAATGTGGGCATGGCTTCTGGACTCGGATCCTGCGGCGCGTCGAGTATTCCGTTGCGATAGTCCTCCAGCAGGCAGGCGATCGTCTCTTCGGCGTCGCTCCTGGTGTGGCCGATCAGCCCGACCGGGCCGCGTTTGATCCAGCCGGTGACATACACCCCGGCCAGTCTCCTGTCGTCCTCGTCGAGGACCCGGCCGGCCTCGTTCGGAATGGTCCCGTTGTCGTCGTCGAACGGCAGCTTGGCCACCGGCTCGGACAGGTAGCCAACAGCACGGTAGACCGCTTGGACGTCCCAGTCGGTGAATCTGCCTGTGCTGCGGACATTTCCGGTTCCGTCGAGTTCGGTGCGTTCGGTGCGCAGACCGGTGACTCGTCCGTTGTCGCCGACGACTTCCACCGGATTCTCGAAGAAGTGCAGGTGTACCCGGTGCGGCCGGTTGCCCGGATCGCGCAGCGCGTACTTCTCGATGACGGCCGTGACCTGATCGACGATCATCGAGCTGCGGCGGGCCTGCACCGAGGCGTCGTCGTAGTCGATGTCTTCCGGGTCGACGACCACCTCGATGTTCGGCGAGGTGTCGAGCTCCCACAGTTCCAGTGGGGTGAACTTGGCCTGAACCGGTCCGCGGCGGCAGAACAGGTGGACTTCAGTCGCCTCGTTGACCTTCAGACCCTGGTACACGTTCGGCGGAATCTCGGTGGGCAGCAGCTCATCTGCGGTCTTGGCCAGCATCCGCGCCACGTCCAATGCCACGTTGCCCGCGCCGATCACCGCGACCTTGCGGGCGGTCAACGGCCAGTTGCGAGGAACGTCGGGGTGGCCGTTGTACCAGGACACGAAGTCCGCCGCGCCGAACGACCCGCCGAGCTCGATCCCGGGGATCGGCAGCGGACGATCGCTGTTGGCCCCGGTGGAGAAGACGACGGCGTCGTACATCGAACGAAGATCGTCCAAGCCGAGGTCGGTACCGTAGTCGACGTTGCCGAACAACCGCACACCGGGCTTGTCGAGCACCCGGTGCAGCGCGGTGATGATCCCCTTGATCCGCGGGTGGTCGGGGGCCACGCCGTAGCGGATCAACCCGAACGGCGCGGGAAGTCGCTCCAACACGTCGACGGCGACGTCGACATCGGACTTCAGCAGCGCCTCGGCGGCGTAAATCCCCGCGGGGCCGGCGCCGACGACGGCGACCCGCAATGGGCGATGCTCGCGCAACTCTGATTCCTTCCTCATTCGCTGTGCCGCGGTAGGTTTTTGACGAAGTCCGGATCGGCGGCGGTCTTGCCGAGGTCGGAGGCTCCACCGGGCGAGCCGAGCTCGGCGAAGAACTCGACGTTGGCCGCCTTGAAGTCCCGCCACTTCTTCGGCACCTGGAGCTCGTAGAAGATCGCCTCCGCCGGGCAGGCCTCCACGCATGCTCCGCAGTCGGTGCACTCGTCGGGATGTATGTAGAGCATCCGCTCGCCCTCGTAGATGCAGTCCACCGGGCACTCGGGCACGCACGCCTTGTCCTTCACGTCCAAGCATGGCTCGGTTATCACATACGTCATCGTCGTTACCTTCCTTACTTCACGGTCCAGGTGTCATGGCCCAGCAGCAGCTGCTGGAGGTCGGCCGTTCGGCGGTCGCGCGCCTCGGCGAGCTGGGCGCGGAACCGGCGGTCGTAGGTCGGTCGGGACACGGCGCGGAACACTCCGATCGGGGTGTGCCGCAGGTCGTGCTCGGCGAGCCGGGACAGCGCGAAGGCGTGCGCCGGGTTGCTCGCACCGACGTCGTGCACGACGACGTCGGGCTCGTCGGCGTCGCCGATATACAGCTCGCCGGAGTCGGGGTCGCGCACGACCGCCGAACGGCCGTCGGCTCCGAACACGATCGGCTGCCCGTGCTGCAGCGGGATCAGCCAGTCCCGCCGGCTGGTCGGATCCTTCAGCGCCTGATAGGCACCGTCGTTGAAGACCGGGCAGTTCTGGTAGATCTCGACCAGCGCCGTGCCGTCGTGCGCGGCGGCGGCTTCCAGCGTGGCGGTCAAGTGCTTGCGGTCGCTGTCGATGGTGCGCGCCACGAACGAGGCCTCCGCGCCCAGCGCCAACGACACCGGGTTGAACGGGTCGTCGAGCGATCCGTCGGGCGTCGACTTGGTGACCTTGCGGAACTCCGATGTCGGCGAGTACTGGCCCTTGGTTAGCCCGTAGATCCGGTTGTTGAACATCAGGATCTTCAGGTTCACGTTGCGGCGCAGCGCATGGATCAGATGATTGCCGCCGATGGACAGCGCGTCGCCATCACCGGTGACCACCCACACTGACAGGTCGGGGCGGTTGACACTGATCCCGGTGGCGATGGCGGGTGCCCGTCCGTGGATCGAGTGGATCCCGTAGGTGTCGACGTAGTAGGGGAACCGCGACGAACAGCCGATCCCGGAGACCATCACGATGTTCTCCGACGGTATCCGCAGACCGCTGAGGAAGCTCTGTGCCGCGGCGAGGATCAGGTGGTCGCCACATCCGGGACACCACCGGACCTCCTGCGCGGTGCGGAAGGATGCGGGTGGAATAGGCTCGGACAGTTCGGGAATCGTTGCGGTCATGGTTGTGTAGTTCCTAACACTGCGTAGTTCCTAACATCAGGTTGACGAAGGCCCTTTCGAGCTCTGCAGCCCGGAACGGCACCCCGCGCATCTGGTTGTAACCGACGGTGTCGATCAGGCAGTTGGACCGGATCATCGACGCCAGTTGGCCGAGGTTCAGCTCCGGCACCAGCACCGTCTCGTAGTTCGACAGCACGGACTCCAGGTCGGCCGGCAGCGGGTTGAGATACCGCAGGTGCGCCTGCGCGATCGCCATGCCGCGGCGGCGGATGCGTCGGCACGCCTCGCCGACCGGCCCGTAGGTCGAGCCCCAGCTGACGACGATCGTTTTGGCGCCCTCGCCCGGCGGACCGCTCGGGTCGTCGACGCGCACCGGCGGAGTCGGGATCCAGTCGATCTTGTCGTGGCGGGTACGCACCATGCGGTCGTGGTTGTCGGGGTCGTAGGAGATCGCCCCGGTCCTGGCGTCTTTCTCCAGACCTCCGATGCGATGTTGCAGTCCCGGTGTCCCGGGCAGGGCGAGCGGTCGGGCCAGGGTGACCGGGTCCCGGGCGTAGGGCAGGAACACCCCAGCCCCGTTGTTGTCGACACTGTTCGGCGCCGTGGCGAATTCGATGGACAGATCGGGCAGGTCTTCGACGGCGGGCACGCGCCACGGTTCGGAGCCGTTGGCGATGTAGGCGTCGGACAGCAGTACGACCGGAGTCCGGTACTCGAGTGCGATGCGGCAGGCCTCGACGGCGGTGTCGAAGCAGTCCGCGGGTGAACGCGCGGCCAGCACGGGCAGCGGCGACTCGCCGTGCCTGCCGTAGACGGCCTGGAACAGGTCGGCCTGCTCGGTCTTGGTCGGCAGCCCGGTGGACGGCCCGCCGCGCTGCACATTGACCACCACCAGCGGCAGTTCCAGCATCACCGCGAGGCCCAGGGCTTCCGACTTCAGCGCCATGCCGGGGCCGGAGGTCACGGTGGCCGCAAGCAGACCCGCATAGCTGGCACCGATGGCCGCCCCCGCGGCCGCGATCTCGTCCTCAGCCTGAAATGTCCGCACGCCCAGGGATTTCAGCTTCGACAGCTCATGCAGGATCTCGCTGGCCGGGGTGATGGGATAGGAGCCGAGGAACAGGTCGAGGCCTGCGCGCTGGGCACCAGCCACCAGGCCGTACGCGGTGGCCAGGTTACCGTGCACATTGCGGTAGGTGCCCGCCGGCAGTGCGGCGGGGGCCACCTCGTAACTGACCGCGAACGCCTCCGTCGTTTCCCCGAACGCCCAACCGGTCCGCAGGGCAGTGATGTTGGCATCCCGGATACCGGGCTTGTCGCCGAATCGTTTGCCCAGGAACGCGACCGTCGGCTCCAGTGGCCGGTCGTAGAGCCAGGACACCAGCCCGAGAGCGAACATGTTCTTCACCCGCCGGGAGTCCTTGCGGGACAGGCCGAATTCGGCGACCGCCGCGGTGGCCAGGCCGGTGATGTCCACGGCCTGCACGGTGTACGCCTCCAGCGACCCGTCGCTGAGCGGATTATCCTCGTAGCCAACCCATTCCAGTGCGTCTTCGGTGAAGCCGTGGACGTCGACGATCAGCACACCGCCCGGGCGCAGGTCGGCGATGTTGGCTTTCAACGCGGCCGGATTCATCGCCACGAGCACGTCAGGGTGGTCACCCGGCGTGAGGATGTCGTGGCTGGCGAAGTGCACCTGGAAGCTCGACACCCCAGCGACGGTTCCGGCGGGGGCCCGGATCTCGGCGGGGAAGTCCGGCAGCGTCGACAGGTCGTTGCCCAGGATGGCGGACGCCGCCGCGAAGCGATCACCCACCAGCTGCATTCCGTCACCGGAGTCGCCGGCGAACCGGATCACCACACGGTCCAATGGCAGTCGCGCGGTCGTCATGGCCGACCCTCCCTTTCCATGCTGCGCACCCGGCGCGCCGCATCGGCGATGCGGTCGGCGGCCAAGCGGATATCGTCCTCGGTGGTCGGACGGCCCAGGCTGAAGCGCAGGCTCTCCAGGGCCGCGTCGGGGCTGAGCCCCATGGCCAGCAACACGTGTGACGGCTCGGTGTCGCCCGACGCGCACGCCGAACCCGCAGACACCAGCACATCGGGTGCGGCGTCCTGTACGGCTTCGGCCGGCGCACCGGGGAACCACAGGTTGACGGTGTTGGGCAGCCGGGGAGCGCCCTGCCCGTTCAGCCGGGCGCCGACCCTGCGTTCGAGAAGGGTCTGCAGCAACGTCGTCAGGCGGGTGTGCCGTGCCGCCGAGCTGTCCATCTCCTCGGCCGCTATCCGTGAGGCGGCGCCGAATCCGGCGATCCCGGCGGTGTTGAGGGTTCCGCCGCGCAGGCCCCGTTCGGCCGAACCGGGGAACAGTGGCTGCAGTCGTGTTCGCAGGCCTCGGGCGGTCGCGACGGCGCCCACCCCCTTCGGGCCGTAGAGCTTGTGCGCCGACCACACGGCGAGGTCGACGGGCAACTGCGCGATGTCGACCGGGATACGGCCCACGGCCTGGGTGATGTCGCTGAACAGCAATGCCCCCGCGCGGTGGGCGATCTCGCCGATTGCCCCGAGATCGTTGATCACCCCGGTTTCGTTGTTGGCCGCCGCCACCGCGACCAGCGCGACATCGGGGCCGATGAGCCAGTCCAGGTAGTCGAGGTCCAGCGTTCCGTCCGGCAGGACGTGGATGACGTCGGCCTTGCCTGATGCATCGGCGGCGGACAGCACCGCACGGTGTTCGGTGGAGGCGACCAGGATCCGGCGTCGCTCCGGCGGGGCCGAGGCCAGCGCACCGTGGATCGCGAACATCGCCGATTCGGTTGCGCCGCTAGTGAACACGATGTCGCGGCGGTCGGCGCCTACGAGTGCGGCGACGTCCCGGCGCGCCGACTCGATCCGCCGGGCCACCTCGCACCCGGCCGCGTGCTTGCTGGCGGGATTGGCGAAACTGTCGGTGAGCATCGGCAGCATCGCGTCGAGAACCCGCGGGTCGACGGGCGTGGTCGCGTTGTAGTCGAGGTAGATATCGCCGGGAGTCATTGCGGGCCTCCACAATCCGGGCAGTGCGGGTCGAGCCGGGTGGGCAGGGTGCGGAAGTCCATGTCCCACAGGTCGAAATGAGTCAACCGGCTGGCGGTGGACTCACCGAAGCGCGCCACCACCTTCACCGCCTCCATCGCTGCCAGACACCCGGCCGTGCCGGCGACCGCCCCGAGCACCGGGAAGCCCAGCGGCTGCCAGGCGGGATCGCCTTCGGGGAACACACAGCGCAGGCATGGTGATCCCGCCTCGATGGTCAGCACGTACCCTTCGGTCGCGTTCATCGCCGCGACCACCCGAGGCACACCGGCCAGTGCGCACATCCGGTTCAGCAGGTAGCGCTCCGGGAAGTTATGTCGCGCGTCGACGACGATGTCGCAGTCCGCAACCAGGCCGGGCAGCCTCGGATCATCCACGTCCCAGGGATACGCCTCGACCTCGACGTCGGGGTAGTGGATACCCAAAGTCCTTGCTGCGCAGTCCACCCGGGGAGCGCCGAGCCACGTCGGCACCATCAGCGTCTGACGGTTGAGGTCGGGTTCCTCGAGCATCCCCGGATGAACCAGGATCAGCCTGCCGATGCCGGCGGCGGCCAGGTAGGTCGCGGTGGCCCCGCCCACCCCGCCGATCCCGGCGATCAGGGCGGTCGCGGCGCCCAGCCGGTGCTGCTGGTCGAGGCCGAAACCCGGAATGGACAGCTGGCGGTCGAATCGTTCGGTCAGCGACGTTGTGGTCAGCATGGTGCCAGTGCCACCTTGCGAACCTCGGGAACGGCTTCACGAAGCCGTCTTTCG is drawn from Candidatus Mycolicibacterium alkanivorans and contains these coding sequences:
- a CDS encoding HesA/MoeB/ThiF family protein, which produces MLTTTSLTERFDRQLSIPGFGLDQQHRLGAATALIAGIGGVGGATATYLAAAGIGRLILVHPGMLEEPDLNRQTLMVPTWLGAPRVDCAARTLGIHYPDVEVEAYPWDVDDPRLPGLVADCDIVVDARHNFPERYLLNRMCALAGVPRVVAAMNATEGYVLTIEAGSPCLRCVFPEGDPAWQPLGFPVLGAVAGTAGCLAAMEAVKVVARFGESTASRLTHFDLWDMDFRTLPTRLDPHCPDCGGPQ